The genomic region CGTCGTCAAAGCCGCCCTTCCTCGCCGTTTGCACGTGTTCGATCTTTTGCACCACGTCCATCCCCTCGACCACTTTCCCGAACACAGCGTAACCGAACCCCGCCGCCTCGTCACGGTGATTGAGGGAGTCGTTGTCCTTCACGTTGATGAAGAACTGCCCTGTGGCGCTGTCCACCACGCCCGTGCGCGCCATCGCCAGCGTACCGGTCACGTTCTTCAAGCCGTTGCCGGCCTCGTTCTTGATCGGCGCCTTGGCCGGCTTCTGCTTCATGTCCTTGTCGAAACCGCCGCCCTGGATCATGAAATTCGGGATCACCCGATGAAAGATGGTCCCGTCGTAGAACTTGTCGTTCACGTACCCGAGGAAGTTCTTCACCGTCACCGGTGCCTTGTCTTCGTAGAGTTCGATCTTGATGTCACCGACTGATGTCGACATCAGTACCATTGGATTCTTCCCTTCCGCTCGTGCCTCTCCGGTCACGAACATGGTGATGAGTGTCAGCGCCGATAATACTGCCGTTCGCATGGTGTCCTCCCAAAAGTCGAAATGCTTGTCTTTCATAGCAGTTTGGCCGCTTCCCGCAAACTTCCCCAGGGCCCCCGGACCACCATTGCACCCGTGGATGAGGAGAGGATATGAATCCGCTGAAATAGAAGAGCATCCACGATTTGGAGGTCCTGTGCCCGAGCCAACACCCGCAATGGACGGACTGTATTATTTCCGCGACACACCCGAGCGCATTGCCGACGGCATTCATTTGATCTCGGCGTTCGGCAACTCGGCCTGCATCGAAACTACGGACGGGTTGGTCATCGTCGACACCTGTGTCCGTCCGATGGGAGCGCGTTTGTTGGAGCAGATCCGTCGCATCTCCGATCAGCCGATACGCTACGTGGTGTACACCCACGGCCACTTCGATCATGCCTTCGGGGTCTGGGCGCTGCTCGAAGAAGCGGAGCGGCGCGGCCGTCCACGACCCCAGATTGTGGGGCACGAGTTGGTCCCGAAACGGTTCGACCGCTATCTGGAGCTGGACGGCCTGCACGACCACATCAACCGCATTCAATTTGCCCTTCCCCCGCAGGCCAAGGTGGTGGTGCCCGAGCAGTTCTACTACCCCGACATCGTGTACCGCGACGGCATGGCGTTGCGGCTGGGCGGGCTCACCTTCTACCTGCACCACGCCATGGGCGAAACAGACGACGCCACCTGGGTCTGGATTCCCGAACGGCGAACGGTATGCACCGGTGATCTCTTCCTGTGGTCGTGCCCCAACATCGGCAATCCCTTCAAGGTGCAACGGTACGAAGTGGAATGGGCCGAGGGGCTCGAAGCCATCGCCGCTCGTGAGCCGCTCGCCCTCGCCCCTGGCCACGGACCGGCCATCGTCGGAAGCGATGCCGTTCGCGATGCCTGCCTCGATACCGCCCGAGCCCTCCGCTGGTTGCACCACGAGGTGGTACGCCGCCTCAACCAGGGCATGTGGACGGAACAGATCCTCGCTGAGGTCAACGCCTTGCCGCCGGACTTGGCCAGCAAGCCGTACTTGCAGCCCATCTATGGTTGTCCGACATTCATCGTTCACGGGATCCTGCGCCGCCACAGTGGATGGTTCGACGGCAACCCGTCGCACCTGTTCCCGGCAGCGACCAGCGCCGTCGCCAAGGAAGTCGTCGAACTGGCCGGTGCACCGGAACTCTTGAAGCGAGCCCGTGCGCTCCAACAGGCCGGTAGTATCCAGCTCGCACTGCACCTCGTTGATCTGGTCATAGACGGCGGCGACCACAACCTGGGCAAAGAAGCCCTGCAGCTGAAGAGCGACCTGCTCGCCGCACGTGCCGACGCCGAACCAAGCTTCATTGCGCGGAACATTTTCAAGAACGGTGCGGCCGCCGCGGCGGCAGACGCGACAGAGCGTAGCTGACGGAGCCGGAGCAGAGGTGCTGCGAACGGGATTCGGTTGCCCGTGGTAACGGTC from Candidatus Binatia bacterium harbors:
- a CDS encoding peptidylprolyl isomerase, with translation MFVTGEARAEGKNPMVLMSTSVGDIKIELYEDKAPVTVKNFLGYVNDKFYDGTIFHRVIPNFMIQGGGFDKDMKQKPAKAPIKNEAGNGLKNVTGTLAMARTGVVDSATGQFFINVKDNDSLNHRDEAAGFGYAVFGKVVEGMDVVQKIEHVQTARKGGFDD
- a CDS encoding alkyl sulfatase dimerization domain-containing protein, with translation MDGLYYFRDTPERIADGIHLISAFGNSACIETTDGLVIVDTCVRPMGARLLEQIRRISDQPIRYVVYTHGHFDHAFGVWALLEEAERRGRPRPQIVGHELVPKRFDRYLELDGLHDHINRIQFALPPQAKVVVPEQFYYPDIVYRDGMALRLGGLTFYLHHAMGETDDATWVWIPERRTVCTGDLFLWSCPNIGNPFKVQRYEVEWAEGLEAIAAREPLALAPGHGPAIVGSDAVRDACLDTARALRWLHHEVVRRLNQGMWTEQILAEVNALPPDLASKPYLQPIYGCPTFIVHGILRRHSGWFDGNPSHLFPAATSAVAKEVVELAGAPELLKRARALQQAGSIQLALHLVDLVIDGGDHNLGKEALQLKSDLLAARADAEPSFIARNIFKNGAAAAAADATERS